The genomic stretch TCTGAAGTGGCACCGGTAAGCCAGGTGCCGATGGTTTTAGGCAATCGATCAGAGCAGCTTGCAAAGGTAGATGTAAGTCTGCTCGCTCTTATAAGATCAGGAAAGACAAATCAATTGGCCAGTATATCAACGATTGATTCCAGGGGAATGGAGGAAGATGTTTTAGCTAAGCTGGATACAAACATATTGGAAAAGTATAAATTATTCAAAAATGCAATGCTCAAAAAGCAATTATTAGAACCAGTTCATGCTAGTGCAGACCATTACTACACTGAATTGATAAAGCTTGCAGAATTGTCAAAATTGCATTCAACAATGACCCGCAATTTTGCCGCTGCTTTGCAGGATGATGCTCAACAGGCCATGAATATTTGGTTGAAAGCAGATGTAAAAGAATTGCAGTGCATCGGTAAAACTCTAAAACTTGAACCCATACCACGGCAATTGCAGCGGGCGGCAGAGCTGCTTGGCGAACAACACTATATGTATCGTTCCCTTCAAGCACGAACATTGCTATTCGAGGGCATAGTGCTGAGTAAGCGCAATAACAACCCCGATGAAAAGTTGGGTCGACAGTGCATCCAATTTTTTCGGGAGTCACTTGCAAAGGAACCTCAATCGCCATTGCCCTGGTCATCGATGAGCCGGGAATATGCGACCCACCTCCGAATAGTGGATTCAGCGTTTCTCTGTGCTTATGAAGCCCGTTTACTGGCCCCAAACTGGGTGTCTCCATATGTCAATCTAGCCAATTTATTCAGTTACCAAGCTAATTTCGATGCTGCTGAAACAGCCTTGCGCGAAGCAGCTAAAATGGATTCTTTGCACCCGCTCGTCATTAAAGAACGGGGTTTTTGGCACAGTAAGCAACATGGGGAGGAGCATAAAAAAGCAGCATTGACGCTCTTCGAAAATTATCAAAAAAGCGGAGGTGTTCTATATCCTTGTTGGCACGTAGACTACGCCAATGTTCTGGCTTCTTTTGGCAAGATGGATGCTGCAGAAGCTGAATTTCGAAAGGCCATTGAATTGGATTCAACCAATGCAAGCGCCTGGGCTAATTTCGGAAGCTTTTTATATTTCAACCTGCGCCTCAACGAATCGGAAAAAGTATTACGTAGGGCTGGTGATATGGATTCCACTATTTATGCAGTGTGGATGTTACTTGGTCAGGTTTACGGGCAACAGGGACGATTCGCAGAATCGGAATCGGTGATGTTGAAAGCCCTTCGCCTTGATTCTACGATTTATGGCATCTGGACCGCGCTCGGCATATTATACTACATTTCCGGTCGGCACGATGATGCAGAACGATATTTGAAAAAATCGCACGCACTTTACCCCTCAGATCCTTGGACCTTGAACTACCTCGGTGAGTTAGCGGCTAACAGAGGTCGTTGGGAAGAAGCCGGCATACAGTTTAAAAAATCCATTGGACTGGACTCGTCCTTTGTGCGGGGCTGGAACGGATGGGCGGGGGTGCTCGTGGCCACCAAACAATTTGCGGAAGCAGAACGCGCAGCATTGGTGGCCATCGCTTTGGATTCCACCTGGACGGAATCGCATCGTCATTTAGGCATGGCCTATTTTAAAACGGGTCGGCAAGCTCAGGCAAAAACGTACTTTGAAAAATCGCTAAAAATAGTCCCTGAATATTTCCCGGCGCAACTTGGTTTGACCTATATTCTTCTATCCGAAGGCAAAAATTCAGAGGCCCTTACCCAATTGGAACAAGCTATCGGCAAAGGTTGCACCTATGAGCAATTAAAACAGGATGAAGATTTGGGGATTTTGAGAAGCCTTCCTGAATGGAATGTCTTGATGCAAAAACACTTTCCCGAAAAAGTAAAAGAATAAACAATGACAATAAAAGCTATATTTACACCGTAAATCAAAAATTTAATTTTATAATTACGGCTAATAAACTATATTTACCACGTTTTGCAGAACCAGAAATTCTGCGACTCATCTCAACCAATCCTGCGATAGTAGTGGTCGGGCCCAGGCAGGTGGGCAAAACGGCATTGGTGAAGCACCTTGCCGCTCAGGTACCGGGGCAAGTAGTGTACTTCGACTTGGAAAATCCCGATGATTACAATAAGCTGAATAACCCAAGTCTGCTCTTCAATCCCCTGAAAGACCATACCGTCATTTTAGATGAAGTGCAGCGGGTTCCGACGCTCTTCCCGATTTTGCGCAGTCTGATCGATCAGCACCGGCAGCCAGGGCGTTTTATCTTGCTCGGCTCGGCATCGCCAGAGCTCATCCGGGACACTTCGGAGTCTTTGGCTGGTAGGGTGGCTTATTTCGAGTTACAGCCGTTTTCGATCCGCGAGTTGCCTGTTGAAATCGATTATCGCCAACATTGGCTTAGGGGTGGGTTTCCCGATTCGCTCCTTGCGGGTGACGATGTCCAAAGCCTTGAATGGCGTGAAAATTTCATTCGCAGTTATCTCGAACGCGACCTTCCTCTCCTGGGATTGCGAGCCGACCCAATGCTTATCCGCCGCTTATGGAGTATGATCGCACATCTCAATGGACAATTACTCAATCTTGCGACCTTATCCAAATCTCTTGATATAAGTTCCCCTACAGTTCGCCGTTATATTAATTTCCTGGAATCAGCATTCCTGATTCGTCAACTGCAACCTTGGTTTGCCAACACCAGAAAACGCCTGGTAAAAACGCCCAAAATTTATCTCCGGGACACGGGTTTACTGCACGCCCTTCTTCGCATTGAAAACAATTTACAGTTGCAAGGTCATCCTGCAGTCGGCGCATCCTGGGAGGCTTATATTGTGCAAGAAATCGCTTCGCGTTTGCCGGCCCGGGCGGATTTATTTTTTTACCGTACGCATGACGGAACAGAAGCTGATCTGGTTATTACCCGTAGTGGTGTTCCACATGTACTTTTAGAAATCAAATACTCCACAGCGCCTAAGCCTGGTAAAGGGTTTTTTATTGCCAAAAAAGACCTGGCCACAACTCGAAATTTCATCATTTGCCCGACACCGAATAGCTATCCCCTTGCAGAAGATGTGGATGTTTTGAGTTATCTTGAACTTGATAAAATTTTTGATGCATGAAATGCTTTCTCCTCTTCATTACCATACTAACAAACGTTAGTTTGTATTCTCAATCTAAAGGAGTAACGGAAAGTACTCCCTCTCCGCAGAGTGGAGAGGGCCGGGGTGAGGTCTACGCAGTTGTCATTGGCATCTCCGACTACCAGGATCCCGGCATCCCTGATCTTCGCTTCGCAGAAAAAGATGCGGAGGCTTTTGCAAATTATTTAAGATCGAGTGCTGGTGGTAATTTGGATCATGATCATTTAAAATTATTATTAAATAAGGAAGCAACAGTAGCACAATTTGCCATTGCATTGGATTGGTTGATGGAAGTAGTAAAAGAAAATGATCAGGTTATACTCTATTTTTCCGGACATGGCGATGTAGAAAAAAAGACCATTACGCAACCAGGTTATCTCTTATGTTGGGATGCACCTGCTAGAGTTTATTTGGCAGGCGGCGCATTAGCGCTTCCCATGTTTCAAGATATCATCACTACGCTTTCCTCGCAAAACAAAGCTAAAGTAGTTGTCATCACAGATGCCTGCCGATCTGGAAAATTAGCTGGCAGCAGTGTCGGTGGATCACAAATAACAGGAGCTAATCTTGCAAAGCAATATGCGAATGAAATTAAAATACTTTCATGCCAGCCAAATGAATATTCTATCGAAGGTGAACAATGGGGGGGTGGACGCGGAGTTTTTTCTTATCATCTGGTCAATGCTTTATATGGTATGGCAGATCACAACAATGATCAGCTGGTAAATCTGCATGAAGCAAGTAGATATCTGGAGGATCATGTAAGCAAGGAAGTAGCTCCGGTAAGTCAGATGCCGATGATTTTAGGAAACCGCATGGAGCTGTTAGCACATGTAGATGCTTCACTTTTGGCTTCGGTTAAATCTTCTAAGAGCCATCAACTGGCTTTATTATCATCGATTGAATCAAGAGGAATGGAGGAAGATATTTTATCTTCCGTAGATACCTCAATACGTCTGAATTATAAACTGTTTAATAAAGCACTCAAAGAAAAGAAATTTATTGAGCCGGAATCAAATTGTGCGGAATATTATTACCAACACTTGATGGCACATGCTGGTTTGAGTCGATTACATTCTACAATGACTCGCAATTATGCAGCCGCTTTACAGGATGATGCACAGCAAGTAATGAACATCATGCTCAAGTCAGGACTCACCGAACAAGTATTGAAAAACACCAGTTTTTCCAAGCTGTTCAAGTCTTATCCGGCCTATTTGGAAAGGGCCAGCGAACTATTGGGAAAAGGCCATTACATGTACCAAATTTTGCAAGCCCGGAAATATTACTTTGAAGGATTAATGAAAACCAGTAGGAAAGAAGCACGTACCCTATTCAGAAAAGCTTTGGAGCTTCAACCCGATATGCCACATGCTATGATACAATTGGTTCGTATGTCTGAAGGCAACCAATTGGATTCTGCTTTATATTATTTTGAAAAAGGGAAGAACCTGGTTCCTCAATGGGTGGAACCTTATTTGTCTATGAGTAAATTTTATGAATGGAGAACGAAACAAACTGATAAAGCGGAAGAAATCCTAATCCTTGCAGGAAAATTAGATTCCACTTCTGTATTGGTAAAATATAAAAAAGCAGATTTTTACTATACGCAAGGCAAATTTGAACTCGCAGAGCAGTTTTTTTTATCAGTTATTGAAAGCATTCAGGGAGATATTTGTTTCCCTTGTGCTTACCATAATTTGGGAAATGTATACTTTAATACCCAACGATATGATTTAGCTGAAATTCAATACCATAAAGCCATTCAGATAGACTCAACTTTTAGTCCGGCCTATTTCGGTTTAGGAAATGTATATCGCAGTACTCTTCGCTATAATTTAATGGAAAAGTGTTTAGAAAAAGCGATCCTGCTCGATTCGAATTCAGTTATAGTCAATAACTCTTTGGGAATTCTTTATCTGGATACACATCGTTACGATCTTGCAGTTGCTAAGCTTTTAAAGATAATTCAACTAGATTCGGGTTTTGTACATGCCTATTATAATTTAGGAAGAACGTATAAAATGTCCAAACGGGATGATCTTGCAGAAAAGTATTATAAAAAAACAATTGAACTCGACATAACTTATTGGGAAGCTTTTTTTGATTTAGGATACCTATACCTAAATTCAAAACGCCTGGTAGAAGCTGAACAAATGTTTTATAAAGTTTTAGAAATAGTTCCAAACGATTTTACAGCTTATTACAACCTGGCTTGTATTTCCGGTATACAGGGCAAGATCGATCAGGCCTATGAACATCTCGCACATACTTTAAAAATGGGTTATAAAGACTTTGATACGATGCATAATGATAAAGACCTTATTTTGTTGCGCCAGAGAACTCAACAATGGAATTCCTTGATGAAGAAATATTTTCCCGACAAAATGAAAAATTAATAATTTAAAGAGAATTTTATTTTAAAATAAAAATTTAATATTCTTTCACTTCAAAGAAAAAAAAATGAAAAATCGGATTTTAATTTTAATCATTTCATTTTTTATTCAAAGCCTTTCTGCTCAGCAAAAAGGCGTTTCCCCCATATCAACTAGCAACCAACAACAATCAACCCATAA from Saprospiraceae bacterium encodes the following:
- a CDS encoding tetratricopeptide repeat protein encodes the protein MLKLCKFLRSNAGGKLDGDHLKVLLNKDATAAQFAIALDWLWEVVKEGDQVIIYFSGHGDVEKKSLTQPGYLLCWDAPSRVYLAGRALALPMFQDVISTLSVQNKAKVIVITDACRSGKLAGSTVGGSQITGANLAKQYANEIKILSCQPHEYSIEGEQWGGGRGAFSYNLVNALYGMADHNKDLIVNLQETGRYLEDHVTSEVAPVSQVPMVLGNRSEQLAKVDVSLLALIRSGKTNQLASISTIDSRGMEEDVLAKLDTNILEKYKLFKNAMLKKQLLEPVHASADHYYTELIKLAELSKLHSTMTRNFAAALQDDAQQAMNIWLKADVKELQCIGKTLKLEPIPRQLQRAAELLGEQHYMYRSLQARTLLFEGIVLSKRNNNPDEKLGRQCIQFFRESLAKEPQSPLPWSSMSREYATHLRIVDSAFLCAYEARLLAPNWVSPYVNLANLFSYQANFDAAETALREAAKMDSLHPLVIKERGFWHSKQHGEEHKKAALTLFENYQKSGGVLYPCWHVDYANVLASFGKMDAAEAEFRKAIELDSTNASAWANFGSFLYFNLRLNESEKVLRRAGDMDSTIYAVWMLLGQVYGQQGRFAESESVMLKALRLDSTIYGIWTALGILYYISGRHDDAERYLKKSHALYPSDPWTLNYLGELAANRGRWEEAGIQFKKSIGLDSSFVRGWNGWAGVLVATKQFAEAERAALVAIALDSTWTESHRHLGMAYFKTGRQAQAKTYFEKSLKIVPEYFPAQLGLTYILLSEGKNSEALTQLEQAIGKGCTYEQLKQDEDLGILRSLPEWNVLMQKHFPEKVKE
- a CDS encoding ATP-binding protein gives rise to the protein MECLDAKTLSRKSKRINNDNKSYIYTVNQKFNFIITANKLYLPRFAEPEILRLISTNPAIVVVGPRQVGKTALVKHLAAQVPGQVVYFDLENPDDYNKLNNPSLLFNPLKDHTVILDEVQRVPTLFPILRSLIDQHRQPGRFILLGSASPELIRDTSESLAGRVAYFELQPFSIRELPVEIDYRQHWLRGGFPDSLLAGDDVQSLEWRENFIRSYLERDLPLLGLRADPMLIRRLWSMIAHLNGQLLNLATLSKSLDISSPTVRRYINFLESAFLIRQLQPWFANTRKRLVKTPKIYLRDTGLLHALLRIENNLQLQGHPAVGASWEAYIVQEIASRLPARADLFFYRTHDGTEADLVITRSGVPHVLLEIKYSTAPKPGKGFFIAKKDLATTRNFIICPTPNSYPLAEDVDVLSYLELDKIFDA
- a CDS encoding tetratricopeptide repeat protein, which translates into the protein MKCFLLFITILTNVSLYSQSKGVTESTPSPQSGEGRGEVYAVVIGISDYQDPGIPDLRFAEKDAEAFANYLRSSAGGNLDHDHLKLLLNKEATVAQFAIALDWLMEVVKENDQVILYFSGHGDVEKKTITQPGYLLCWDAPARVYLAGGALALPMFQDIITTLSSQNKAKVVVITDACRSGKLAGSSVGGSQITGANLAKQYANEIKILSCQPNEYSIEGEQWGGGRGVFSYHLVNALYGMADHNNDQLVNLHEASRYLEDHVSKEVAPVSQMPMILGNRMELLAHVDASLLASVKSSKSHQLALLSSIESRGMEEDILSSVDTSIRLNYKLFNKALKEKKFIEPESNCAEYYYQHLMAHAGLSRLHSTMTRNYAAALQDDAQQVMNIMLKSGLTEQVLKNTSFSKLFKSYPAYLERASELLGKGHYMYQILQARKYYFEGLMKTSRKEARTLFRKALELQPDMPHAMIQLVRMSEGNQLDSALYYFEKGKNLVPQWVEPYLSMSKFYEWRTKQTDKAEEILILAGKLDSTSVLVKYKKADFYYTQGKFELAEQFFLSVIESIQGDICFPCAYHNLGNVYFNTQRYDLAEIQYHKAIQIDSTFSPAYFGLGNVYRSTLRYNLMEKCLEKAILLDSNSVIVNNSLGILYLDTHRYDLAVAKLLKIIQLDSGFVHAYYNLGRTYKMSKRDDLAEKYYKKTIELDITYWEAFFDLGYLYLNSKRLVEAEQMFYKVLEIVPNDFTAYYNLACISGIQGKIDQAYEHLAHTLKMGYKDFDTMHNDKDLILLRQRTQQWNSLMKKYFPDKMKN